The Ketogulonicigenium robustum nucleotide sequence CACGACCTCGGGCTTTCCGATCAACCGCGAACGCGTGGCGGAGCTGCTGGGCTTTGCCGCACCCTTGCAGAATTCCTATTCCTGCATCGCGGGCGTCGATTACATCACGTCGACCTACAGCGCGATTGAACTGCTGTTCCTGCACTTGGGCCGCCCCATCCAAGACCTGCAATTCTGGACCAGCTTCGAGGTTGGCCAGATCTATGTGCCGAATGCACTGGTGCAGATCAGCTCGATCATGCCGCAAAAGCGCAATCCGGTGCCGATCGAACACCTGCGTCATCTGGCTAGCCAAACCGTGGGCCGCGCCCACACGATGCTGACCATCATGCATAACACCCCCTTCACCGACATGAACGACAGCGAAGGGGAAACGCAGGAAACCGGCTACCAAGCCTTTGCCACCGCCGCGCGCGTGCTGGAATTGCTGACCGCGCTGATCGCGCAAATCAGCGTCGACCCGGCGCGCGTTGCCAACAACATCCGCCGCTCGTGCATTACCATCACCGAACTGGCCGATAGCGTCGTCCGCCGCGAGGGGCTGTCCTTCCGCGAAGGGCACGAGATTGCTGCAGCCGTGGCCAAGGCTGTCGTCGCCGCGCAAGGTGATCTGGGAACCGATGGCTACGCGCCCTTCTTGGACGCCTTCCGTCACGCCACGGGCCGCGACCCCGAAATCGACGCTGCCGCCTTTGCCGAGATCACCTCGCCCGAATATTTCGTGGCGGTGCGTGATCGCACCGGCGGCCCTGCCCCCGCTGCGATGGCCAAGGCAATCGCGGGCTATAAGACACAGAACGCTGCCTTCGCGGCAGACCTAGAAACCTTTATCGCGACGCAAGCGGCCGCAGATGCCCAGCTTGCAACCGCGTTCAACCTGTTGAAGGAAGCTGCCTGATGGCCAAGATTGAACTGGAAGGTCTGGTCAAGGATTACGGCAAGGTTCGTGCCGTCCACGGCATCGACCTGCAGATCGAAGACGGCGAGTTCGTGGTGTTTGTCGGCCCCTCGGGGTGCGGCAAGTCGACCACGCTGCGCATGATCGCGGGGCTCGAGGATATCTCGGGCGGCGCGCTGAAAATCGGCGGCAAGGT carries:
- the argH gene encoding argininosuccinate lyase, which encodes MANLQDPRLTDTSGFPDPVYKETVLRPLFDGAKTHHVAAFGAIDRAHLVMLAETGILTPEQAGKIAVARAALDDEIDPATLVYTGEVEDYFFLVEKELKVRVGAELGGRLHTARSRNDIDHTLFKLGLRARLNVLIGQAIALHGAIVKKAEAEADTLIVAYTHGQPAQPSTLGHYLSAMAEVLARDIQRLFEAYRIVNLSPMGAAAITTSGFPINRERVAELLGFAAPLQNSYSCIAGVDYITSTYSAIELLFLHLGRPIQDLQFWTSFEVGQIYVPNALVQISSIMPQKRNPVPIEHLRHLASQTVGRAHTMLTIMHNTPFTDMNDSEGETQETGYQAFATAARVLELLTALIAQISVDPARVANNIRRSCITITELADSVVRREGLSFREGHEIAAAVAKAVVAAQGDLGTDGYAPFLDAFRHATGRDPEIDAAAFAEITSPEYFVAVRDRTGGPAPAAMAKAIAGYKTQNAAFAADLETFIATQAAADAQLATAFNLLKEAA